One Natranaerovirga hydrolytica genomic region harbors:
- a CDS encoding DUF6106 family protein → MEQVFVEQIVKREQTAKDVIIKIVIVLMTMLLMTASIVLGIVGMIISVLLLWLAHRLFTNLNVEYEYALAVGEVDIDKIMNKTRRKKLINFGVKDIKLVAPAFSKLHEKNLNDYNRLYNFTKGRLTEETYAMLVTTDKEKYKIYVDLNEEFIKALKNHIPKQVMDK, encoded by the coding sequence ATGGAACAGGTTTTTGTTGAACAAATCGTAAAAAGAGAACAAACAGCTAAAGATGTAATCATAAAGATAGTAATTGTTTTAATGACTATGTTACTAATGACGGCAAGTATTGTTCTTGGTATTGTAGGAATGATTATTTCAGTATTACTTCTTTGGTTAGCTCATAGATTATTTACCAATCTAAATGTGGAATATGAATACGCTTTAGCAGTTGGTGAAGTAGATATTGATAAGATTATGAATAAAACCAGAAGAAAAAAATTAATTAATTTTGGAGTAAAGGATATAAAATTAGTTGCGCCAGCTTTTTCAAAATTACACGAAAAAAATTTAAATGACTATAATAGGCTTTATAATTTTACAAAGGGGCGTCTGACAGAAGAAACATATGCTATGTTGGTTACAACAGACAAAGAAAAGTATAAAATATATGTTGATCTTAATGAAGAATTTATAAAAGCATTAAAAAATCATATACCTAAACAAGTTATGGATAAATAA
- the guaB gene encoding IMP dehydrogenase, protein MSKIMKEGITFDDVLLVPGYSEVLPNEVNLETQLTKKIKLNIPLLSAGMDTVTEYRMAIAMARQGGIGIIHKNMSIEKQADEVDKVKRSESGVITDPFYLSPDHHLYDANELMAKYRISGVPITIGKKLVGILTNRDLRFETDYNKKIKEVMTSENLITAPEGTTLDEAKEIMGKYRIEKLPIVDKDGNLKGLITIKDIEKKIRYPYAAKDEQGRLLVGAAVGITKDVIYRINALVANKVDVIVIDTAHGHSKGVIETVKSIKEKYPELQIIAGNVATGEATEALIKAGADAVKVGIGPGSICTTRVVSGVGVPQITAIMDCGETAKKYGVPIIADGGIKYSGDVVKAIASGANLCMMGSIFAGCEESPGDTELYQGRKFKVYRGMGSIGAMEKGSKDRYFQEDAKKLVPEGVEGRVAYKGHLEDTVFQLTGGLKSGMGYCGAASIEDLKEKGQFVKITSASLKESHPHDIQITKEAPNYSFS, encoded by the coding sequence ATGAGTAAAATAATGAAAGAAGGAATTACTTTTGATGATGTTCTATTGGTTCCAGGATACTCAGAAGTCCTTCCAAATGAAGTGAATTTAGAAACTCAATTAACAAAAAAAATCAAACTCAATATTCCATTACTAAGTGCTGGAATGGACACCGTAACAGAATATCGTATGGCTATTGCTATGGCAAGACAAGGTGGCATTGGGATCATACATAAGAATATGTCCATAGAAAAGCAAGCAGACGAGGTAGACAAAGTAAAGCGTTCGGAAAGTGGTGTTATAACGGATCCATTTTATTTATCACCTGATCATCATTTATACGATGCCAATGAATTAATGGCAAAATACCGTATATCAGGTGTACCAATTACCATCGGCAAAAAATTAGTAGGGATATTAACCAATAGAGATTTGCGTTTTGAAACGGATTATAATAAAAAAATAAAAGAAGTTATGACATCTGAAAATCTTATTACGGCGCCAGAAGGCACTACTTTAGATGAAGCTAAAGAAATCATGGGTAAATATAGAATTGAAAAATTACCAATTGTTGATAAAGACGGTAACTTAAAAGGTTTGATTACCATAAAGGATATTGAAAAGAAAATAAGATATCCCTATGCTGCAAAAGATGAGCAAGGAAGATTATTAGTTGGTGCAGCGGTTGGTATAACCAAAGATGTGATTTATAGAATCAATGCATTAGTAGCCAACAAAGTAGATGTTATTGTAATTGATACGGCACATGGTCATTCAAAAGGTGTTATTGAAACAGTAAAAAGCATAAAAGAAAAATATCCAGAGTTACAAATTATTGCAGGTAATGTTGCAACAGGAGAAGCAACAGAAGCACTGATAAAAGCAGGAGCAGACGCTGTAAAAGTTGGTATTGGACCAGGGTCTATCTGTACAACACGAGTTGTATCCGGAGTTGGTGTACCACAAATCACTGCCATTATGGACTGTGGAGAAACGGCAAAAAAATATGGTGTTCCCATTATAGCAGATGGTGGAATAAAATATTCAGGAGATGTGGTAAAAGCAATTGCTTCAGGAGCAAACTTATGTATGATGGGAAGTATTTTTGCTGGTTGTGAAGAAAGTCCTGGAGATACAGAATTGTACCAAGGTAGAAAGTTCAAAGTATATAGGGGTATGGGATCTATTGGTGCTATGGAAAAAGGCAGTAAAGATCGTTATTTCCAAGAAGATGCTAAAAAGCTTGTACCAGAAGGTGTAGAAGGACGTGTAGCATACAAAGGGCATTTAGAAGACACTGTATTCCAATTAACTGGTGGTCTGAAATCAGGTATGGGATATTGTGGTGCAGCCTCTATTGAGGATTTAAAAGAAAAAGGACAATTTGTTAAAATAACAAGTGCTTCATTAAAAGAAAGTCATCCACATGATATTCAAATAACAAAAGAAGCACCTAATTATAGCTTTAGTTAA
- the gltA gene encoding NADPH-dependent glutamate synthase: protein MPNMSSEKVKMPEQDPIKRGKNFDEVALGYTLEQAIEEAKRCLQCKTKPCVSGCPVNVPIPEFIKLVEEGKIEEAYKTITKENALPAICGRVCPQESQCEGLCVRAKKGEAVGVGRLERFVADYYMENVKTENEEIEQLDIKVAVVGAGPAGLTCAGELAKKGYKVTVFEALHELGGVLMYGIPEFRLPKALVAKEVQTIIDMGVEINKNVVVGRSITVDELLEEGYKAVFVGSGAGLPKFLGLEGENLNGVYSANEFLTRVNLMKAYDFPSNPTPVKIGKKVAVVGGGNVAMDAARTALRLGAEDVYIVYRRSEEELPARLEEVHHAKEEGIDLKLLNNPTKIIGNDEGWVTGLECIKMELGEPDDSGRRRPKAVEGSEFVLSVDTVVIAIGQSPNPLIRQTTTGLNVEDWGGIIVEEETMETSKDYVYAGGDVVTGAATVILAMGAGKQAAEAIHKKLLELQV, encoded by the coding sequence ATGCCTAATATGAGCTCAGAAAAAGTAAAAATGCCAGAACAAGATCCTATCAAAAGAGGAAAAAACTTTGACGAAGTAGCATTAGGCTATACATTAGAACAAGCCATAGAAGAAGCCAAAAGATGTTTGCAATGTAAAACGAAGCCTTGTGTGAGCGGATGTCCAGTTAATGTGCCTATTCCAGAATTTATTAAGTTAGTGGAAGAAGGTAAGATCGAAGAAGCTTATAAAACCATTACAAAAGAAAATGCTTTACCAGCAATTTGTGGACGGGTCTGTCCTCAAGAAAGCCAATGTGAAGGTCTATGTGTTAGAGCTAAAAAAGGCGAAGCTGTGGGTGTTGGAAGATTAGAACGTTTTGTAGCAGATTACTATATGGAAAATGTAAAAACAGAGAATGAAGAAATAGAGCAACTGGATATTAAAGTAGCAGTGGTTGGTGCAGGACCAGCTGGCTTAACTTGTGCAGGTGAATTGGCTAAAAAAGGGTATAAGGTGACTGTTTTTGAAGCGCTTCATGAACTGGGTGGTGTTTTAATGTACGGAATACCTGAATTTAGATTGCCTAAAGCCCTTGTGGCAAAAGAAGTACAAACCATTATTGATATGGGTGTAGAGATTAATAAAAACGTTGTTGTGGGTCGATCCATTACAGTTGATGAATTGCTAGAAGAAGGTTATAAAGCAGTTTTTGTTGGAAGTGGTGCAGGGTTACCTAAATTTCTTGGCTTAGAAGGTGAGAACCTTAACGGGGTTTATTCAGCCAATGAATTCTTAACAAGGGTTAACTTAATGAAAGCATATGATTTTCCATCTAATCCAACGCCAGTTAAAATTGGTAAAAAAGTAGCTGTAGTAGGTGGCGGAAATGTTGCAATGGATGCAGCTAGAACAGCATTAAGATTAGGTGCAGAAGATGTTTATATTGTCTATAGAAGAAGTGAAGAAGAATTGCCTGCAAGATTAGAAGAAGTTCATCACGCAAAAGAAGAAGGTATTGATTTAAAATTATTGAATAACCCAACTAAGATTATTGGAAATGATGAAGGTTGGGTTACAGGATTAGAATGTATAAAAATGGAGCTTGGAGAACCAGATGATTCTGGCAGAAGAAGACCTAAGGCAGTTGAAGGGTCAGAATTTGTTTTATCAGTTGATACAGTTGTTATTGCAATAGGGCAAAGTCCAAATCCTCTTATTAGACAAACCACTACAGGATTAAATGTTGAAGACTGGGGTGGCATTATTGTAGAAGAAGAAACAATGGAAACCAGCAAGGATTATGTATATGCTGGAGGAGATGTCGTAACAGGCGCTGCAACAGTTATATTAGCAATGGGCGCAGGTAAACAAGCGGCAGAAGCCATTCATAAAAAATTATTAGAATTACAAGTATAA
- a CDS encoding phosphate ABC transporter substrate-binding protein, translating to MKNLKVLLSLILVIVMVGAFAGCSDGTNNADANSNVEQNNNQSNNENNDKDVNDEEELSGTVTISGSTSVEPVGIGIAEEFMAFNPNVIVTYEGLGSSAGITNGNERVTNIGATSRGLRDNEKEFGLVEAVVAYDGIALITHPDNPIEDLTREDVQKIYLGEATNWSEFGGNDEEIVVVSREAGSGTRGAFEEIVDFEDQLTSNAIIAEGNGNVQSTVAENPQSIGYVSFTYINDTVKPVPIAGALPTVENVQNESYTIARPFIMVYHEDNLNDVSKAYMEFALSNEGQKIVEEVGAIPVN from the coding sequence ATGAAAAATCTTAAAGTATTACTTTCGTTAATACTCGTTATTGTAATGGTAGGAGCATTTGCGGGATGTTCTGATGGTACAAACAATGCAGATGCGAATTCAAATGTAGAGCAAAATAATAATCAATCCAATAATGAAAACAATGATAAGGATGTAAATGATGAAGAAGAATTAAGTGGAACCGTAACTATCTCTGGATCAACATCAGTTGAACCTGTAGGTATTGGCATTGCAGAAGAATTTATGGCATTCAATCCAAATGTTATTGTAACCTATGAAGGACTAGGCTCTTCAGCAGGAATAACCAATGGTAACGAAAGAGTAACCAATATTGGAGCAACTTCAAGAGGTTTAAGAGATAATGAAAAAGAATTTGGCTTAGTAGAAGCCGTAGTAGCTTATGATGGCATTGCTTTAATCACTCACCCAGATAATCCAATTGAAGACTTAACAAGAGAAGATGTGCAAAAAATTTACTTAGGTGAAGCAACCAATTGGAGTGAATTTGGAGGCAATGATGAAGAAATCGTTGTTGTATCAAGAGAAGCAGGTTCTGGTACAAGAGGCGCGTTCGAAGAAATCGTTGATTTTGAAGATCAATTAACAAGCAATGCTATAATAGCAGAAGGTAATGGTAACGTACAAAGCACAGTAGCTGAAAATCCACAATCTATCGGATATGTTTCATTTACTTATATTAATGATACAGTAAAACCTGTTCCAATTGCAGGCGCATTACCAACAGTAGAAAATGTTCAAAATGAATCTTATACCATTGCAAGACCTTTTATAATGGTATATCACGAAGACAACCTTAATGATGTCTCCAAAGCCTATATGGAATTTGCTTTAAGTAACGAAGGTCAAAAAATTGTAGAAGAAGTAGGAGCAATCCCTGTTAATTAG
- the groL gene encoding chaperonin GroEL (60 kDa chaperone family; promotes refolding of misfolded polypeptides especially under stressful conditions; forms two stacked rings of heptamers to form a barrel-shaped 14mer; ends can be capped by GroES; misfolded proteins enter the barrel where they are refolded when GroES binds) — translation MAKEIKFGAEARAALESGVNQLADTVKVTLGPKGRNVVLDKKFGTPLITNDGVTIAKEIELEDQFENMGAQLVKEVATKTNDVAGDGTTTATVLAQAMVQEGIKNIAAGANPIILRRGMQKATNKAVEAVQNMSSTLNGKDQIAKVAAISAGDDEVGQLIADAMEKVSNDGVITIEESKTMATELDLVEGMQFDRGYLSPYMATDMDKMETVYDDPYILITDKKITNIQEILPVLEQIVQNGSKLLIIAEDVEGEALATLVVNKLRGTFSCVAVKAPGFGDRRKSMLQDIAVLTGGTVISEEVGLELKETTIDMLGKAKSIKVQKENTIIVDGAGNKEDIDSRVKQIKNQIEEVTSDFDKEKLQERLAKLAGGVAVINVGAATETEMKEKKLRMEDALAATRAAVEEGIIAGGGTAYIHATKEINTLIDELEGDEKTGAKIILKALESPLRQIVTNAGLEGSVVVNNVREKDSHIGFDALTEKYVDMVKEGIIDPSKVTRSALQNATSVASTLLTTESVVADVSEDEPVGMPGGAPGMGMM, via the coding sequence ATGGCAAAGGAAATTAAATTTGGAGCGGAAGCAAGAGCAGCATTAGAATCTGGTGTTAATCAATTAGCAGACACTGTTAAAGTAACATTAGGACCAAAAGGAAGAAATGTTGTACTGGATAAGAAATTTGGTACACCACTGATTACAAATGATGGTGTAACCATTGCAAAAGAAATTGAATTAGAAGACCAATTTGAAAATATGGGTGCACAATTGGTTAAAGAAGTTGCAACAAAAACAAATGATGTTGCTGGAGATGGAACAACAACAGCTACTGTATTGGCTCAAGCAATGGTGCAAGAAGGTATTAAAAATATTGCAGCAGGTGCTAACCCTATTATTTTAAGAAGAGGTATGCAAAAAGCAACTAACAAAGCTGTTGAAGCAGTTCAAAACATGAGCAGTACCCTTAATGGAAAAGATCAAATTGCAAAAGTTGCTGCTATTTCAGCAGGAGATGATGAAGTAGGACAATTAATAGCAGATGCTATGGAAAAAGTTTCTAACGATGGTGTTATTACCATTGAGGAATCAAAAACAATGGCAACGGAGTTAGACTTAGTAGAAGGTATGCAATTTGACCGTGGCTACTTATCACCCTATATGGCAACGGATATGGATAAAATGGAAACAGTATATGATGATCCATATATATTGATTACAGATAAAAAAATCACCAACATTCAAGAAATATTACCTGTTCTTGAACAAATTGTTCAAAATGGTTCTAAGTTATTGATTATCGCTGAAGACGTTGAAGGTGAAGCGTTAGCAACATTAGTGGTTAATAAATTAAGAGGAACATTCTCTTGTGTAGCTGTAAAAGCACCAGGATTTGGTGATAGAAGAAAATCAATGTTACAAGATATTGCAGTATTAACAGGTGGAACAGTTATATCTGAAGAAGTTGGATTAGAGCTTAAAGAAACAACAATTGATATGCTTGGAAAAGCAAAATCAATCAAAGTGCAAAAAGAAAACACAATCATTGTAGATGGTGCGGGTAATAAAGAAGATATAGATTCAAGAGTGAAACAAATTAAAAATCAAATCGAAGAAGTAACTTCTGACTTTGATAAAGAAAAATTACAAGAAAGACTTGCAAAATTAGCAGGTGGTGTTGCCGTTATTAATGTAGGTGCAGCAACAGAAACAGAAATGAAAGAAAAGAAATTACGTATGGAAGATGCTTTAGCAGCAACTCGTGCAGCAGTAGAAGAAGGTATCATTGCAGGTGGTGGTACAGCTTATATACATGCTACTAAAGAAATTAATACATTAATTGACGAATTAGAAGGTGACGAAAAAACAGGAGCAAAAATTATTCTTAAAGCGTTAGAATCACCACTTCGTCAAATCGTAACCAATGCAGGTTTAGAAGGATCTGTTGTCGTTAATAACGTAAGAGAAAAAGACAGTCATATTGGTTTTGATGCGTTAACTGAAAAATATGTAGATATGGTAAAAGAAGGTATTATTGACCCTTCAAAAGTAACAAGAAGTGCTTTACAAAATGCGACCTCTGTTGCATCAACACTTCTTACAACTGAATCTGTTGTAGCAGACGTTTCAGAAGACGAACCAGTAGGAATGCCTGGTGGCGCACCTGGAATGGGTATGATGTAA
- a CDS encoding co-chaperone GroES, which yields MKLVPLGDRVVIKQLEAKETTKSGIVLPNQAQEKPQEAEVVAVGPGGMVDGKEVKMQVKVGDKIIYSKYAGTDVKLNLDEEYIIVKQSDILAIVE from the coding sequence ATGAAATTAGTACCTTTAGGTGACAGAGTTGTTATCAAACAATTAGAAGCAAAAGAAACTACAAAATCAGGGATTGTATTACCTAACCAAGCACAAGAAAAGCCACAGGAAGCAGAAGTAGTAGCTGTTGGTCCAGGTGGAATGGTTGATGGTAAAGAAGTCAAAATGCAAGTCAAAGTTGGAGACAAAATCATTTACTCCAAGTATGCAGGAACAGATGTGAAATTAAACTTAGATGAAGAATATATAATTGTAAAGCAAAGTGATATATTAGCAATAGTAGAATAA
- the pstC gene encoding phosphate ABC transporter permease subunit PstC, which yields MDYNEKIHAISRTREKRVYKNKSKDMSVNKKRDVMEAVIEKIFLLSAFIAVISVAAITIFVFYKGLQPFLPVREASGYSFWSFVSGLEWKPSGNIDNAKFGVLYMIFGSIFASAGAIVIGVPIGVFTAVFIAELAPKKVAKIVQPAVELLAGIPSVLYGVFGLGVIVPKIMRISPQSQGQSLLAVMIVLSIMILPTVITISEAAIRTVPKHYREGSLALGASKITTIFKVTLPAAKSGILAGVVLGIGRAIGETMAVMLVAGNPESGIPTSIWDPVRPLTTNIALEMGYATGLHQDMLFATGVILFLFIIILNLALSKITSKAGE from the coding sequence ATGGATTATAATGAAAAAATACACGCTATTTCTAGGACTAGGGAAAAACGTGTTTATAAAAATAAATCAAAAGATATGTCGGTTAACAAAAAAAGAGATGTAATGGAAGCTGTAATAGAAAAGATATTTCTTTTAAGTGCATTTATAGCAGTTATAAGTGTAGCAGCCATTACCATATTTGTATTTTATAAAGGTTTACAACCTTTTTTGCCAGTAAGAGAAGCCAGTGGCTATTCTTTTTGGTCTTTTGTTTCAGGATTAGAATGGAAGCCAAGTGGTAATATAGATAATGCTAAATTTGGTGTTTTATATATGATTTTTGGTTCAATATTTGCTTCAGCAGGAGCAATTGTTATCGGTGTACCCATAGGTGTCTTTACAGCAGTATTTATTGCGGAATTAGCACCTAAGAAAGTTGCTAAAATTGTTCAACCAGCCGTAGAACTATTAGCTGGGATTCCATCTGTACTTTACGGTGTATTTGGTTTAGGTGTCATTGTACCAAAGATTATGAGGATATCCCCACAATCACAAGGGCAATCTTTACTAGCTGTTATGATTGTATTATCCATTATGATATTGCCAACGGTTATAACAATATCGGAAGCGGCTATTAGAACCGTACCCAAGCATTATAGAGAGGGTTCATTAGCCTTAGGTGCATCTAAAATAACAACCATTTTTAAAGTCACATTACCTGCGGCCAAATCAGGTATACTTGCAGGTGTGGTATTAGGGATTGGTAGAGCCATAGGTGAAACAATGGCTGTTATGTTAGTAGCAGGTAACCCTGAATCAGGTATTCCCACAAGTATTTGGGACCCCGTTAGACCATTAACCACTAACATTGCTTTAGAAATGGGTTATGCAACGGGGCTACATCAAGATATGTTATTTGCAACAGGTGTCATATTGTTTTTATTTATTATTATTCTAAACTTAGCCCTCAGTAAAATAACATCAAAGGCTGGTGAGTAA
- the gdhA gene encoding NADP-specific glutamate dehydrogenase, whose protein sequence is MSFKNEYLNNLMQEVERKNPAEAEFHQAVKEVLESMEAVIERNPEIQEKGVLDRIVEPERVIMFRVPWVDDNGKVQVNRGFRVQYNSAIGPYKGGLRFHPSVNLGIIKFLGFEQIFKNSLTGLPMGGGKGGSDFDPKGKSDTEIMNFCHSFMRELYRHIGPNTDVPAGDIGVGAREIGFMFGMYRKIRNEYTGVLTGKGLNYGGSLVRKEATGYGACYFTDEMLKARGESFEGKTVVISGSGNVAIYATEKATELGGKVVALSDSSGYIYDKDGIKLDTVKQLKEVERKRIKEYVKIHPEAEYHEVSDGSIWDIPCHIALPCATQNELFLEDAKTLVANGCIAVAEGANMPSTPEAVDYFIEKGVSFGPGKAANAGGVATSGLEMSQNSLRYSWTFEEVDEKLKQIMKNIFESCHTTAKEYGYENNYVIGANIAGFLKVADAMIAQGVI, encoded by the coding sequence ATGAGTTTTAAAAATGAATATTTGAATAACTTAATGCAGGAAGTAGAGAGAAAAAATCCTGCAGAAGCAGAATTTCATCAAGCAGTAAAAGAAGTTCTAGAATCAATGGAAGCAGTTATAGAACGTAATCCTGAAATACAGGAAAAAGGTGTACTAGACAGAATAGTAGAACCTGAAAGAGTAATCATGTTTAGAGTACCTTGGGTAGATGATAATGGAAAAGTTCAAGTTAATAGAGGATTCAGAGTACAGTACAACAGTGCCATTGGTCCTTATAAAGGCGGACTAAGATTCCATCCATCAGTAAACTTAGGGATTATTAAATTCTTAGGGTTCGAACAAATCTTTAAGAATTCTTTAACTGGATTACCAATGGGTGGCGGTAAAGGTGGAAGTGACTTTGATCCAAAAGGAAAGTCAGACACTGAAATCATGAATTTCTGCCACAGTTTTATGAGAGAATTATACAGACATATTGGTCCTAATACAGATGTGCCAGCAGGTGACATTGGCGTAGGTGCAAGAGAGATTGGATTTATGTTTGGTATGTATAGAAAAATAAGAAATGAATACACAGGTGTGCTAACAGGAAAAGGATTAAATTACGGTGGTAGTTTAGTACGTAAAGAAGCGACAGGTTATGGTGCTTGTTACTTTACAGATGAGATGTTAAAAGCAAGAGGCGAATCATTTGAAGGTAAAACAGTTGTTATATCTGGCTCAGGTAATGTAGCAATCTATGCAACTGAAAAAGCAACAGAACTAGGTGGTAAAGTTGTTGCACTAAGTGATTCATCTGGATATATATATGATAAAGACGGTATCAAATTAGATACAGTAAAACAATTAAAAGAAGTTGAAAGAAAAAGAATAAAAGAATATGTTAAAATTCATCCAGAAGCAGAGTATCATGAAGTTTCAGATGGAAGTATTTGGGATATTCCTTGCCACATTGCCTTACCTTGTGCCACTCAAAATGAATTGTTCTTAGAGGATGCAAAAACTTTAGTAGCAAATGGTTGTATTGCAGTAGCAGAAGGAGCAAATATGCCTTCAACGCCAGAAGCAGTAGATTATTTCATAGAAAAAGGTGTATCTTTTGGACCTGGTAAAGCAGCTAATGCTGGTGGTGTTGCAACTTCAGGATTAGAAATGAGTCAAAATAGCTTAAGATATTCTTGGACGTTTGAAGAAGTAGATGAAAAACTTAAGCAAATTATGAAAAACATTTTTGAAAGTTGTCATACAACAGCAAAAGAATATGGCTACGAAAACAACTACGTTATCGGTGCAAACATTGCTGGCTTCTTAAAAGTTGCAGATGCAATGATTGCTCAAGGTGTAATATAA
- a CDS encoding sulfide/dihydroorotate dehydrogenase-like FAD/NAD-binding protein: protein MYKIVDKRQLNKDVDLMVVKAPFVSRKCEPGQFIILRADDNSERIPLTIADYDREEDTVTIIYQVVGYSTQVLRTKEIGESVKDFVGPLGQPSELKKHKRVLGIAGGVGAAPLYPQIKKLHEMGVEVDVIIGGRSDEYIILEDEFKKICHNIYFATNDGSKGKKGFVTDVLNDLLDNGEQYEEVIAIGPLIMMKAVVSITKPLNIPTAVSLNPVMIDGTGMCGGCRVTVGDETKFACVDGPDFDGLLVDFDECMRRQNMYRDQEDHVCRVGLEGGQKNA, encoded by the coding sequence ATGTATAAAATAGTAGATAAAAGACAATTAAATAAAGATGTAGATTTAATGGTTGTTAAAGCGCCATTTGTATCAAGAAAGTGCGAACCAGGTCAATTCATCATTTTAAGAGCAGATGATAATAGTGAGCGTATACCATTAACCATTGCAGATTATGACAGAGAAGAAGATACTGTTACAATAATCTACCAAGTTGTAGGGTATTCTACACAAGTCTTAAGAACAAAAGAAATTGGAGAGAGTGTAAAAGACTTTGTTGGACCTTTAGGTCAACCATCTGAATTAAAAAAACATAAAAGAGTATTAGGAATAGCAGGTGGCGTAGGAGCAGCACCTTTATATCCACAGATTAAAAAATTACACGAAATGGGTGTAGAAGTAGATGTTATCATCGGTGGACGTTCTGATGAGTACATAATATTAGAAGATGAGTTTAAAAAAATATGTCATAACATATACTTTGCTACCAACGATGGTTCAAAAGGCAAAAAAGGATTTGTAACAGATGTATTAAATGATTTATTAGATAATGGTGAGCAATACGAGGAAGTCATTGCTATAGGTCCATTAATTATGATGAAAGCAGTTGTAAGTATTACAAAGCCACTTAATATTCCAACAGCAGTATCATTGAATCCTGTTATGATTGATGGAACAGGAATGTGTGGCGGGTGTCGTGTAACAGTTGGAGACGAAACAAAATTTGCTTGTGTAGATGGTCCTGATTTTGACGGCTTATTAGTAGATTTTGATGAATGTATGAGAAGACAAAATATGTACAGAGACCAAGAAGATCATGTTTGTCGAGTTGGACTAGAAGGAGGACAGAAAAATGCCTAA